A DNA window from Pseudomonas wuhanensis contains the following coding sequences:
- a CDS encoding DapH/DapD/GlmU-related protein: MIRKNPSGDLPSIAESAYVDKTAIICGKVVIGENVFVGPYAVIRADEVDDSGEMEAITIGANSNIQDGVVIHSKSGAAVTIGEFSSIAHRSIVHGPCTVGNRVFIGFNSVLFNCAVGDGCVVRHNSVVDGRDLPEAFYVPSTTRIGPNTDLSQFPPVSVSASEFSEDVARTNVDLVRGYKALQNEF, from the coding sequence ATGATCCGCAAGAATCCTTCAGGCGATCTGCCGTCGATTGCAGAGTCGGCGTACGTGGATAAAACCGCCATCATCTGCGGCAAAGTGGTGATCGGCGAGAACGTGTTCGTCGGTCCGTACGCGGTCATTCGCGCCGATGAAGTGGATGACTCGGGCGAGATGGAAGCGATCACCATCGGTGCCAATTCGAACATCCAGGACGGCGTGGTGATTCACTCCAAGTCCGGCGCGGCGGTGACCATCGGCGAGTTCAGCTCCATCGCCCACCGCTCCATCGTGCACGGCCCCTGCACCGTCGGTAACCGCGTGTTCATCGGGTTCAACAGCGTGCTGTTCAACTGCGCCGTGGGCGATGGTTGCGTGGTGCGGCACAACTCGGTGGTCGACGGTCGTGACTTGCCCGAAGCCTTCTACGTACCCTCCACCACGCGCATCGGCCCCAACACTGACCTGTCGCAGTTCCCACCGGTGAGCGTCAGCGCCTCGGAATTTTCCGAGGACGTGGCGCGCACCAACGTCGATCTGGTGCGGGGCTACAAAGCCCTGCAAAACGAGTTCTGA
- a CDS encoding dihydroorotase, with protein MSSVLIRNARLVNEGREFDGDLLVSHGRIVKIASSIEGETATVEIDANGQWLLPGMIDDQVHFRDPGAPDKGSFHTESRAAVAGGITSFMDMPNTSPATLTLAALADKKRRAATSSVANYGFHFGVSNDNLDTVAALNPSEVAGVKVFMGASTGNMLVDNPRILERLFAEVPTILLAHCEHTPSIEANAASLRELFGEHLPPAAHPLIRNAEACFRSSSMAVDLARRHGTRLHVLHLTTARELALFEDKPLAQKHITAEVCLHHLLFDDRDYPSLGNLIKCNPAIKTRADRDALRNALLSNRLDVIGSDHAPHTWAEKQRPYSQAPSGLPLVQHTLPALLELVADEVLPITTLVAKTSHRVADLFAIPDRGYLREGYWADLVLIKPEPDGVAVSRQPILSQCGWTPFTHHRFRHSVSTTVVSGQIAWHNQRLNDSCQGLALRFMR; from the coding sequence ATGAGCAGCGTGCTGATTCGCAACGCCCGGCTGGTCAATGAAGGTCGTGAATTCGACGGTGATTTGCTGGTAAGCCACGGTCGCATCGTCAAGATCGCCAGCAGTATCGAAGGTGAAACGGCCACCGTGGAAATCGACGCCAACGGCCAATGGCTACTGCCGGGCATGATCGATGATCAGGTGCATTTCCGCGATCCCGGAGCGCCGGACAAAGGCAGTTTCCATACCGAATCGAGGGCAGCTGTAGCCGGCGGCATCACCAGCTTCATGGACATGCCCAACACCTCCCCGGCCACCCTGACCCTCGCCGCGCTGGCCGACAAGAAGCGCCGAGCAGCGACCAGCTCAGTGGCCAATTACGGTTTTCATTTCGGCGTGAGCAATGACAATCTCGACACCGTCGCCGCGCTCAATCCTAGCGAGGTGGCCGGGGTCAAAGTGTTCATGGGCGCCTCCACCGGCAACATGCTGGTGGACAACCCACGGATACTCGAGCGGCTCTTCGCCGAAGTGCCGACCATTTTGTTGGCTCACTGCGAACACACGCCCAGCATCGAAGCCAATGCCGCGAGCCTGCGAGAACTGTTTGGCGAGCACCTGCCGCCCGCCGCCCATCCGCTGATCCGCAACGCCGAAGCGTGCTTTCGATCCTCCTCGATGGCCGTCGATCTGGCCCGGCGACACGGCACTCGCTTGCATGTTTTGCATCTGACTACCGCCCGCGAACTGGCGCTGTTCGAAGACAAGCCGCTGGCACAGAAACACATCACTGCCGAAGTCTGTCTGCACCACTTGCTGTTCGACGACCGCGACTACCCGAGCCTCGGCAACCTGATCAAATGCAACCCGGCGATCAAGACCCGGGCCGACCGCGACGCCTTGCGCAACGCATTGTTGAGCAATCGACTGGATGTGATCGGCAGCGATCACGCGCCTCATACCTGGGCCGAAAAACAACGGCCCTATAGCCAAGCGCCGTCCGGCTTGCCGTTGGTGCAACACACCCTGCCCGCGTTGCTGGAGCTGGTGGCCGATGAGGTCTTGCCGATCACTACCCTTGTGGCCAAGACCAGTCACCGGGTCGCCGATCTGTTTGCCATCCCCGACCGCGGCTACCTGCGCGAAGGCTATTGGGCCGACCTGGTGTTGATCAAACCCGAGCCCGATGGCGTTGCGGTTTCCCGGCAACCCATCCTCTCGCAATGCGGCTGGACGCCCTTCACCCACCATCGTTTTCGCCACAGCGTCAGCACCACGGTCGTGTCGGGGCAAATTGCCTGGCACAACCAACGTCTTAATGACAGCTGCCAGGGTTTAGCCCTACGGTTTATGCGCTAG
- a CDS encoding metal ABC transporter ATP-binding protein: MIQCQALRWGAPGQPLTPSMDFQLPKGSLTAVIGANGSGKSSLLKVIAGLQKPLTGKVIIDVPRKGGLSFLPQQQHLDRQFPISLQELVAAGFWGNKQAPEIRSQRLKSALEDWCLTGLEHRPLMALSGGELQRALLARLSLAEAPLLLLDEPHAALDELGQALLWKHIHAWHAEGRTLVVVCHDLAAVRQHIPHALLIKSSGCVLGLSTDLIRQQPQTQVA; this comes from the coding sequence ATGATCCAATGCCAAGCGTTGCGCTGGGGTGCACCCGGTCAACCGCTCACTCCGTCGATGGATTTCCAGTTACCCAAAGGAAGTCTGACCGCCGTCATCGGTGCCAACGGATCGGGTAAAAGCAGTCTGCTGAAAGTCATCGCCGGTCTGCAAAAGCCATTGACCGGCAAAGTCATCATTGATGTTCCACGCAAAGGCGGCCTTTCGTTCCTGCCTCAGCAACAACACCTGGACCGGCAATTCCCCATCAGTCTGCAAGAGTTGGTGGCCGCGGGTTTCTGGGGCAACAAGCAAGCTCCGGAAATTCGCAGCCAGCGCCTCAAGTCTGCGCTGGAAGACTGGTGCCTGACCGGCCTGGAACATCGCCCCTTGATGGCCCTCTCCGGAGGCGAATTGCAGCGTGCCCTGCTCGCCCGGTTGAGTCTCGCCGAAGCGCCTTTGTTGTTGCTCGACGAACCCCACGCCGCGCTCGACGAACTCGGCCAGGCGCTGCTCTGGAAACACATCCACGCTTGGCATGCCGAAGGCCGAACCTTGGTCGTTGTGTGTCATGACTTGGCCGCCGTGCGCCAACACATCCCACATGCCCTATTGATCAAAAGCAGCGGCTGCGTCCTCGGTCTCAGTACCGATCTGATTCGCCAACAGCCCCAGACGCAGGTGGCTTGA
- a CDS encoding metal ABC transporter permease, whose amino-acid sequence MIAAAQLWQPFHEFVFMRRALLGGLVLACSTAPLGVFLILRRMSLIGDAVAHGILPGAALGFWFAGLSLPALTIGGLGAGLSMAGLAAWITRRTGLREDASLAAIYPISLASGVLILGIAGKRLDLLHLLFGSALAVDGPTLTGMIWVSGFSLIAMALIYKPLLLDTLDPLFLQTVSRLGPLAHGVFLTLVVLNLVIGFQAIGALMVVGLMMLPAAASRFWSRRLPVLIAIAALLGCLSVWLGLLLSFYYSLPSGPAIVLVAGALYLLSVVFGPVHGLLRRPPLLTSQ is encoded by the coding sequence ATGATCGCTGCCGCTCAGCTTTGGCAACCGTTCCACGAATTCGTATTCATGCGCCGGGCGTTGCTTGGTGGTCTCGTTCTGGCATGCAGCACCGCTCCGCTTGGGGTGTTTCTGATCCTGCGGCGCATGAGCCTGATCGGCGACGCGGTGGCTCACGGCATCTTGCCCGGTGCCGCATTGGGCTTCTGGTTTGCCGGGTTGAGTCTGCCCGCGTTGACCATCGGTGGCCTCGGCGCTGGCCTGAGCATGGCCGGACTGGCCGCCTGGATCACCCGGCGCACCGGCCTGCGGGAAGACGCGAGCCTGGCCGCGATCTACCCGATATCGCTGGCCAGCGGCGTGCTGATCCTCGGCATCGCCGGCAAGCGTCTGGACCTGTTGCACCTTCTGTTTGGCTCCGCACTGGCGGTCGACGGGCCGACTTTGACCGGCATGATTTGGGTTTCAGGCTTCAGCCTGATCGCCATGGCCCTCATCTACAAACCCCTGTTGCTGGACACCCTCGACCCGCTCTTTCTGCAAACCGTTAGCCGCCTCGGGCCTCTGGCTCACGGGGTATTTCTGACGTTGGTGGTGCTGAACCTGGTGATCGGTTTCCAGGCAATCGGCGCGTTGATGGTGGTCGGTTTGATGATGTTGCCGGCCGCGGCTTCTCGCTTCTGGAGCCGCCGCTTGCCGGTACTGATCGCGATCGCCGCGCTGCTCGGCTGCCTTTCGGTCTGGCTTGGTTTACTGCTGTCGTTCTACTACTCGCTGCCCAGCGGCCCGGCGATCGTGCTGGTGGCTGGCGCTTTATATCTGCTGTCCGTGGTGTTCGGTCCGGTGCACGGTTTGCTACGCCGCCCGCCTTTGCTCACATCCCAATGA
- the cfaB gene encoding C17 cyclopropane fatty acid synthase CfaB has product MLAQLPPALQNLQLPLRLRLWDGHEFNLGPTPSVTIVVKDPHMVTQFTHPSLDALGAAFVEGKLELEGSISDVIRVCDEWSQALINEDEDGQPVRTVHDKETDAKAISYHYDLSNAFYQLWLDSDMAYSCAYFETGSETLEQAQQAKFRHLCRKLRLQPGEYLLDVGCGWGGLARYAAREFGAKVFGITLSKEQLELARERVRAEGLEDQIELQLLDYRDLPQDGRFDKVVSVGMFEHVGHANLAEYCKTLFGAVKEGGLVMNHGITAKHTDGRPVGRGAGEFIEKYVFPNGELPHLAMISAEISEAGLEIVDVESLRLHYARTLDHWSERLEDNLEAAAKLVPEQALRIWRLYLAGCAYAFARGWINLHQILAVKAHPDGSHELPWTRDDIYNP; this is encoded by the coding sequence ATGCTCGCGCAACTTCCACCGGCCTTACAGAACCTGCAATTACCGCTTCGCTTGCGACTCTGGGACGGCCATGAGTTCAATCTGGGGCCGACGCCCAGCGTCACTATTGTGGTCAAGGACCCCCACATGGTTACCCAGTTCACCCATCCCAGCCTCGACGCGTTGGGGGCGGCGTTTGTCGAAGGCAAGCTAGAGCTGGAAGGTTCTATCAGCGACGTGATTCGTGTCTGCGATGAATGGAGTCAGGCGCTGATCAATGAAGACGAAGATGGGCAACCGGTGCGCACGGTTCATGACAAAGAAACCGATGCCAAGGCCATCTCCTACCATTACGACCTCTCCAATGCGTTTTACCAACTGTGGCTCGACAGCGACATGGCGTATTCCTGCGCCTATTTCGAGACCGGCAGTGAAACCCTCGAGCAAGCCCAACAAGCCAAGTTTCGCCACTTGTGCCGCAAGCTGCGGTTGCAACCAGGCGAATATCTGCTGGATGTCGGTTGCGGCTGGGGCGGGTTGGCGCGGTATGCGGCTCGGGAGTTCGGCGCGAAGGTGTTCGGGATCACGCTCAGTAAGGAGCAATTGGAACTGGCCCGCGAACGGGTGAGAGCCGAAGGCCTGGAGGATCAGATCGAACTGCAACTGCTCGACTACCGCGATTTGCCTCAGGACGGTCGCTTCGACAAGGTGGTCAGCGTCGGCATGTTCGAACACGTTGGCCATGCGAATCTTGCCGAGTACTGCAAAACCTTGTTCGGCGCGGTGAAAGAGGGTGGCCTGGTGATGAACCACGGGATCACCGCCAAGCACACCGATGGTCGTCCGGTTGGGCGGGGTGCCGGTGAATTCATTGAGAAGTACGTGTTCCCCAACGGCGAACTGCCGCACCTGGCGATGATCTCGGCCGAGATCAGCGAAGCGGGGCTGGAGATCGTCGATGTCGAGAGCCTGCGCCTGCATTACGCGCGAACCCTGGACCACTGGAGCGAACGCCTGGAAGACAATCTGGAAGCCGCCGCCAAACTGGTACCGGAGCAGGCACTACGGATCTGGCGGTTGTATCTGGCGGGATGCGCCTATGCGTTCGCCAGAGGCTGGATCAACCTGCATCAAATCCTCGCGGTGAAAGCCCATCCCGATGGCAGCCATGAACTGCCATGGACCCGCGATGACATTTACAACCCTTAA
- a CDS encoding DUF3617 domain-containing protein yields the protein MNVRLLGLAIAFGLALPVAAQAQMLQPGLWELTSSNMKVDDQNLPDLQLILGQIQNQITPEQRAMLEKQGITMGGKGIRACLTPEQVKTDNIPLTDPQSGCKQEITERTGNQWKFRFSCPKAQGAGVATFLSDREFTTKVNGTFNATGIQQKGSLDTRAVWLGQDCGTVKPRA from the coding sequence ATGAACGTTCGTCTGCTGGGTTTGGCCATTGCGTTTGGTTTGGCACTTCCTGTGGCTGCTCAGGCGCAAATGCTGCAACCGGGTTTGTGGGAATTGACCTCAAGCAACATGAAAGTCGATGACCAGAACCTGCCGGATCTGCAGCTGATCCTCGGCCAGATACAGAACCAGATCACCCCGGAACAGCGGGCGATGCTGGAAAAGCAGGGCATCACCATGGGCGGCAAAGGGATTCGGGCTTGCCTGACGCCTGAGCAAGTGAAGACCGACAACATTCCACTGACGGACCCACAATCGGGCTGCAAGCAGGAAATCACCGAGCGTACCGGTAACCAGTGGAAATTCCGTTTCAGCTGTCCGAAAGCGCAAGGTGCGGGGGTCGCCACATTCCTCAGCGATCGCGAGTTCACCACTAAGGTCAATGGCACCTTCAACGCCACCGGCATTCAGCAGAAGGGTAGCCTCGATACTCGCGCTGTATGGCTGGGACAGGATTGCGGCACAGTGAAGCCAAGGGCCTAA
- a CDS encoding N-acetylmuramoyl-L-alanine amidase, with the protein MHRRHLLNLILASAAFALPFGASATQIRNTRLWRSDDKLRLVFDLSGPVQYKTFSLSAPERLIIDLSGANHSGDFSQLALSNTVIRSIRSGHFGQGDTRIVLDLSGPVQLNSFLLPPQDGQGHRLVLDLKSAAPLHIAAVPSEKPEPVTDKAHPKRDIIVVVDPGHGGKDPGAVGAKGEREKDVVLSIAQLLAKRLKREKGFDVKLVRNDDFFVPLRKRVEIARKHKADMFISVHADAAPRLTASGASVYCLSEGGATSATARFMAQRENGADLLGATSLLNLKDKDPMLAGVILDMSMNATIAASLQLGSTVLGSLAGITTLHQKRVEQAGFAVLKSPDVPSILVETGFISNARDSQRLVTARHQQAVADGLFEGLQRYFQKNPPMNSYIAWQQEQKKAQA; encoded by the coding sequence ATGCACAGACGTCACTTGCTCAACCTGATTCTGGCCAGCGCGGCCTTCGCGTTACCTTTTGGGGCATCGGCCACGCAAATTCGCAATACACGACTGTGGCGTTCGGACGACAAGCTGCGACTGGTGTTCGATCTGAGCGGGCCGGTGCAATACAAGACGTTTTCCCTGAGCGCTCCGGAGCGGCTGATCATCGATCTGAGTGGCGCCAATCACAGTGGCGACTTCAGTCAGTTGGCACTCAGCAACACGGTGATTCGCTCAATTCGCTCCGGACATTTCGGCCAGGGCGATACGCGGATCGTCCTCGACCTCAGCGGCCCGGTGCAGCTCAACAGTTTCCTGCTGCCGCCCCAGGACGGGCAGGGGCACCGATTGGTGCTCGATCTGAAGAGCGCTGCGCCGCTGCATATCGCGGCGGTGCCGTCGGAAAAACCTGAACCCGTCACCGACAAGGCTCACCCCAAGCGCGACATCATCGTGGTGGTCGACCCTGGTCACGGCGGCAAAGACCCGGGCGCGGTCGGTGCCAAAGGCGAGCGGGAAAAAGACGTGGTGCTGTCGATCGCCCAATTGCTGGCCAAGCGACTGAAGCGCGAGAAGGGCTTCGACGTGAAACTGGTGCGCAACGACGACTTCTTCGTCCCGCTGCGCAAGCGCGTGGAGATTGCCCGCAAGCACAAGGCCGACATGTTCATCTCGGTTCATGCCGATGCAGCGCCGCGTCTGACCGCTTCAGGTGCGTCGGTGTACTGCCTGTCCGAAGGTGGCGCGACCTCGGCCACGGCGCGCTTCATGGCGCAACGGGAGAACGGTGCAGACCTGCTGGGCGCCACCAGCCTGCTCAATCTCAAGGACAAGGATCCGATGCTCGCCGGGGTAATTCTCGACATGTCGATGAACGCCACCATCGCCGCCAGTTTGCAGCTGGGCAGCACGGTGCTCGGCAGCCTGGCGGGCATCACCACGCTGCATCAGAAGCGCGTGGAACAAGCAGGATTCGCTGTGTTGAAGTCGCCGGATGTGCCGTCGATTCTGGTGGAAACCGGCTTTATCTCGAACGCCCGCGACAGCCAGCGACTGGTGACTGCCCGCCATCAGCAAGCCGTGGCGGATGGTTTATTCGAAGGTTTGCAGCGCTATTTTCAGAAGAACCCACCGATGAACAGCTATATCGCCTGGCAGCAGGAACAGAAAAAGGCGCAGGCCTAG
- a CDS encoding His/Gly/Thr/Pro-type tRNA ligase C-terminal domain-containing protein: MIHITLPDGSLREYDQPLTVYEVAATISLGLANAAVAGRVDGVLVDCGFLIEGDARVSIVTPQEPDGLEILRRSCALMLAMAVKQLHPNAQLRAGSSLGDGFFYEFAFQRSLTLAELPLIEARMHALAATNHSIRPTERLSLYRLGDFESFAAGPHVPTTKVLQAFALDHISGTSQQRIYGTCWSSQQELDNWRAPPQVMVVNIDERQTAYAHSVTETLRRRGLRANSDLRNEKISHKIRQHSRKVPYLLVVGEKEKEGRFVSIRSSSGEDFGEKGIEAVCELLNPPKTGGV; the protein is encoded by the coding sequence ATGATCCACATCACCCTACCCGATGGTTCATTGCGTGAGTACGATCAGCCGCTGACTGTGTATGAAGTCGCTGCAACTATCAGTCTCGGGTTGGCCAACGCGGCGGTGGCCGGTCGAGTCGACGGCGTGTTGGTGGACTGTGGATTCCTCATCGAGGGCGATGCCCGGGTCAGTATCGTCACGCCCCAGGAGCCCGATGGTCTGGAGATTCTTCGGCGTTCCTGCGCGCTGATGCTGGCCATGGCCGTCAAACAACTCCATCCGAACGCGCAGTTGCGGGCCGGATCGTCGCTGGGTGATGGCTTCTTTTATGAGTTTGCTTTCCAGCGCTCCTTGACTCTGGCCGAGCTGCCCCTGATTGAAGCGCGCATGCATGCACTGGCGGCGACCAACCATTCGATCCGTCCAACTGAACGGTTATCGCTGTATCGCTTGGGGGATTTTGAAAGTTTCGCTGCAGGCCCGCATGTTCCCACCACCAAGGTGTTACAAGCCTTCGCTCTGGACCATATCAGCGGCACGTCGCAGCAACGGATCTACGGCACGTGCTGGTCCAGCCAACAGGAGCTGGACAACTGGCGAGCACCGCCGCAGGTGATGGTCGTGAACATCGATGAGCGTCAGACCGCTTATGCACACTCGGTGACCGAGACGCTGCGCCGCCGCGGACTGCGGGCCAACTCGGACCTGCGTAACGAAAAAATCAGCCACAAGATTCGCCAGCACAGCCGGAAAGTGCCGTATCTGTTGGTGGTGGGAGAGAAGGAAAAGGAAGGCAGGTTTGTCAGTATTCGCAGCAGCAGCGGAGAGGACTTCGGGGAGAAAGGGATTGAAGCGGTGTGTGAATTGTTGAATCCGCCCAAGACTGGAGGCGTCTGA
- the folE2 gene encoding GTP cyclohydrolase FolE2: MNALTLPDIAAQASRQALPLDWVGMCGIALPVLFDGQRLSAKVDAGVSLDDGEARGIHMSRLYLALEMLEQENLSPALLRRVLQSFLETHEGLSHNAYLKIHTELLLKRPALISPLAGWKTYPVSIEASLKNTMFHVELKIDVPYSSTCPCSAALSRQLIQQQFVDDFANKSLQHADVLAWLGSTKGIVATPHSQRSNAQLQLRLDDYLDDLPLIATINDAEAALGTAVQTAVKRADEQAFALANGQNLMFCEDAARRLNLALKRSPGINAFHVRVVHAESLHAHDAVAESRWNWEVA, translated from the coding sequence ATGAACGCGCTGACTCTGCCGGATATCGCCGCGCAGGCCTCACGCCAAGCCCTGCCACTCGATTGGGTGGGCATGTGCGGCATTGCTCTTCCTGTTTTATTCGATGGCCAGCGACTGAGCGCAAAGGTCGACGCTGGCGTTAGCCTCGACGATGGAGAGGCGCGCGGCATCCATATGTCGCGGCTGTATCTGGCGTTGGAAATGCTTGAGCAGGAAAACCTTTCGCCCGCGTTATTGCGGCGAGTCTTGCAGAGTTTTCTTGAGACCCATGAAGGGCTTTCCCATAACGCTTACCTGAAAATTCACACCGAACTATTGCTCAAAAGACCTGCGCTTATCAGTCCGCTAGCCGGTTGGAAAACTTATCCGGTGAGCATCGAAGCCAGTTTGAAAAACACGATGTTCCACGTGGAACTAAAAATCGACGTTCCTTATTCCTCAACCTGCCCGTGCTCAGCAGCACTTTCGCGGCAGTTGATTCAGCAACAATTCGTTGATGACTTTGCCAACAAGTCGCTGCAACACGCCGACGTTCTGGCTTGGCTCGGCTCCACGAAAGGAATCGTCGCCACGCCGCATAGCCAACGCAGCAATGCGCAATTGCAGCTGCGACTGGACGACTATCTGGATGACCTGCCGCTGATCGCCACGATCAACGATGCCGAAGCAGCCCTCGGCACTGCCGTGCAAACCGCCGTGAAACGCGCCGACGAACAAGCCTTCGCCCTCGCCAACGGCCAGAACCTGATGTTCTGCGAAGACGCCGCCCGACGCTTGAACCTGGCCCTGAAACGCTCACCGGGCATCAACGCCTTTCACGTGCGAGTCGTTCACGCCGAAAGTCTTCACGCCCACGATGCTGTCGCCGAAAGTCGCTGGAATTGGGAGGTCGCATGA
- the cls gene encoding cardiolipin synthase — MDYFGPHVFGYLIALLHALGSIAAIHAVLTVRTAQGSIAWALSLLFIPYLTLIPYLVFGRSTFDGYIKARRQANEEMRKAISELNWRPWVEEALAARASSAYASLRAMPKLGRMPCLANNEVRLLIDGQATFEAIFDAISNARQAVLIQFFIIHDDRLGQRLHTLLTKKAAEGVAIYLLYDRIGSHSLPHSYVQPLRDAGIEVKAFATRSGWLNRFQVNFRNHRKIVVVDGIVGFVGGLNVGDEYMGEKPPLAPWRDTHVLVHGPVVACMQESFAEDWFWAARSLPPLILPEVYPDDGVLCQLLATGPADSYETCSLFFVEAIHAATERVWITTPYFIPDEAVFAALRLAVLRGVDVRILLPSRPDHRIVYAASSLYAFEAVRAGVRLFRYQPGFMHQKVVLIDSEISAIGSANMDNRSFRLNFEVMLLTVDSVFAAEVEQMLNDDFAQAHEIAKEESRETHRLQQVGMRIARLISPIL; from the coding sequence ATGGATTATTTTGGACCGCATGTTTTCGGTTACCTCATCGCTCTGCTGCACGCGCTGGGCTCGATTGCCGCCATCCATGCCGTATTGACCGTTCGGACCGCTCAGGGCTCGATCGCCTGGGCTCTGTCACTGCTGTTCATTCCCTACCTCACGCTTATCCCTTATCTGGTCTTCGGCCGCAGCACCTTCGATGGTTACATCAAGGCCCGGCGGCAAGCCAACGAGGAAATGCGCAAGGCAATCTCTGAGCTGAACTGGCGCCCCTGGGTAGAAGAGGCGCTGGCTGCTCGCGCCTCCAGCGCCTACGCGTCTTTGAGGGCCATGCCGAAACTGGGACGCATGCCGTGTCTGGCCAACAACGAAGTCCGCTTGCTGATCGACGGCCAAGCCACCTTCGAGGCGATTTTCGACGCCATCAGCAACGCCCGGCAAGCGGTGCTGATCCAGTTCTTCATCATCCACGACGACCGCCTCGGCCAACGCCTGCACACCTTGTTGACGAAGAAAGCTGCCGAAGGCGTGGCGATATACCTGCTCTACGACCGCATCGGCAGCCACTCCCTGCCCCACAGTTACGTTCAACCGTTGCGCGATGCCGGCATCGAGGTCAAAGCCTTCGCCACCCGCAGCGGTTGGCTCAACCGCTTTCAGGTCAATTTCCGTAACCACCGCAAGATCGTCGTGGTCGACGGAATAGTGGGTTTTGTCGGCGGGCTCAACGTCGGCGACGAATACATGGGCGAGAAACCACCCCTTGCGCCATGGCGTGACACCCACGTACTAGTGCACGGGCCAGTGGTGGCCTGCATGCAGGAATCCTTTGCCGAAGACTGGTTCTGGGCGGCCCGTTCACTGCCGCCATTGATCCTGCCGGAGGTTTATCCGGATGACGGCGTGCTCTGCCAATTGCTGGCCACCGGCCCGGCGGATTCCTACGAAACCTGTTCGCTATTCTTCGTCGAAGCCATCCATGCGGCGACGGAACGGGTGTGGATCACCACCCCTTATTTCATCCCCGACGAAGCGGTGTTCGCCGCGTTGCGACTGGCAGTATTGCGTGGCGTGGATGTACGGATTTTGTTGCCGTCGCGGCCGGATCACCGGATCGTCTACGCTGCTTCCAGCCTTTACGCCTTCGAAGCGGTACGTGCTGGCGTGCGTCTGTTCCGTTACCAGCCGGGGTTTATGCATCAGAAAGTGGTGCTGATCGACAGCGAGATCAGCGCCATTGGCAGCGCCAATATGGACAACCGTTCTTTCCGGCTGAATTTCGAAGTGATGTTGCTGACGGTCGACAGCGTATTTGCCGCCGAAGTGGAACAGATGCTCAACGATGACTTTGCCCAGGCTCACGAAATCGCCAAAGAAGAAAGCCGGGAGACCCACCGCCTGCAACAGGTCGGCATGCGGATCGCCCGGCTTATTTCGCCGATTCTTTAA
- a CDS encoding metal ABC transporter substrate-binding protein, translating to MRALLVLFSLMLSMSVSAAEKLQVVTSFSILADMTHQVGGDHIQITNMVGPDADAHTYEPTPDDAKALLKARLIIKNGLGFEPWLDRLVTSTETKAAVISASHGVIPRSLDEDGETIPDPHAWHNLANTELYISNITKALIAADPANQTDYEHNSQAYLKKIYALLAVAKAKLGSLPPGNRKIVTSHDAFGYLGQAYGIDFMAPQGLSTEREPSAAEVAALITQIRQAKVKAVFMENIKDARLLKQIADESGAHIGGTLYSDALAATGPASTFAGLFEYNLNTLYEALSKP from the coding sequence ATGCGCGCTTTACTCGTGCTGTTCAGTTTGATGCTGTCGATGTCGGTGTCTGCCGCGGAAAAACTCCAGGTAGTCACCAGCTTCAGCATCCTCGCCGACATGACTCATCAGGTCGGCGGCGACCATATTCAGATCACCAACATGGTCGGCCCGGACGCCGATGCCCATACTTACGAGCCGACTCCGGACGATGCCAAGGCATTGCTCAAGGCCAGACTGATCATCAAGAACGGGCTAGGTTTCGAGCCATGGCTGGACCGTCTGGTGACCAGCACCGAGACCAAAGCTGCAGTCATCAGCGCCAGCCATGGTGTCATTCCACGCTCGCTGGATGAAGACGGCGAAACCATTCCCGACCCACACGCCTGGCACAACCTGGCGAACACCGAGCTGTACATCAGCAACATCACCAAAGCGCTGATCGCCGCCGACCCGGCCAACCAAACCGACTACGAACACAACAGCCAGGCCTACCTGAAAAAGATCTACGCCTTGCTCGCCGTAGCCAAAGCCAAGCTCGGCTCGCTGCCGCCGGGTAATCGCAAAATCGTGACCTCCCATGACGCCTTCGGCTATCTCGGTCAGGCTTACGGCATCGACTTCATGGCGCCACAAGGACTGTCCACCGAACGCGAACCGTCGGCCGCCGAAGTCGCTGCGCTGATCACGCAAATCCGTCAGGCCAAGGTCAAAGCGGTGTTCATGGAAAACATCAAGGACGCGCGCCTGCTCAAGCAAATCGCCGATGAAAGCGGTGCGCATATCGGCGGCACGCTGTACTCCGATGCCCTCGCGGCGACCGGCCCGGCCAGCACGTTCGCCGGGTTGTTCGAATACAACCTCAACACCTTGTATGAGGCGTTGAGCAAACCATGA